In Selenomonadales bacterium, a single window of DNA contains:
- a CDS encoding YjjI family glycine radical enzyme, which produces MNKCNDIIRDARLTVQQKTSALALAAENSVDALNIPPAVQELRAAGIICDLGEGDAPFRPRYAIPDYDSFIARGSSFLELDPPEDLHDALNSLLILYKHVPSITTCPVFVGNLDRLLNPFIEDETTAYKAIKRFLLHIDRALPDSFCHGNLGPRDSAAGRLILRAQRELQTAVPNLTLKYSLHTEDAFALQAIETALATAKPSFANDELFRRDFGGDYAIASCYNGLPLGGGSYTLVRLNLARLARDAKDYALFRESVLPTAVAHMLAYMDERVRFLVEESNFFASNFLVKEGLLQKERFTAMFGIVGLAECVNSLRGNPTEVSERYGHSLPANELGQDIVREISKLVREHSNEHLHFSHGHYMLHAQVGIDTDVATSPGCRIPIGEEPELYQHLLQSAPFHRFFPAGIGDVFAFDATVKNNPQFVLDIIKGAFKNGLRYFSAYSSDSDVVRITGYLVKKSDMGKLTAGQQVRNGAVFLGQGSVANQGVLKRKLRTGQVERH; this is translated from the coding sequence ATGAATAAGTGTAACGACATCATTAGAGACGCGCGACTCACAGTGCAGCAGAAGACATCGGCCCTAGCCCTTGCGGCAGAGAACAGTGTGGATGCGCTAAATATTCCACCGGCAGTGCAAGAGCTGCGTGCGGCGGGCATAATCTGCGACCTAGGAGAAGGGGATGCGCCTTTCCGTCCTCGTTATGCGATCCCCGATTACGACTCGTTTATCGCGCGCGGCAGTAGTTTTTTAGAGCTTGATCCACCCGAGGATTTGCATGATGCGCTTAACAGCCTGCTAATCCTCTACAAGCATGTGCCCTCTATAACGACGTGCCCGGTGTTCGTCGGCAATCTAGACAGGCTATTAAATCCGTTCATTGAGGATGAGACTACTGCCTACAAGGCCATCAAGCGTTTCTTGCTGCATATAGACAGGGCGCTGCCGGATTCTTTCTGCCACGGGAACCTCGGACCGCGTGATTCGGCCGCAGGACGGCTAATTCTTCGCGCACAGCGAGAGCTGCAGACTGCGGTGCCTAATCTTACTCTCAAGTACAGCTTGCACACAGAAGACGCTTTTGCCCTGCAGGCCATCGAGACTGCGTTGGCGACGGCGAAGCCTAGCTTTGCTAACGACGAGCTTTTTCGCCGCGACTTCGGCGGAGATTACGCAATTGCCTCCTGCTACAACGGCCTGCCGTTAGGTGGGGGCAGCTATACTCTCGTCCGCCTGAACCTAGCTCGACTGGCCAGAGACGCCAAGGATTATGCGCTGTTTCGCGAGAGCGTCTTGCCAACTGCCGTGGCGCATATGCTAGCCTATATGGACGAACGCGTACGCTTTCTGGTGGAGGAGTCGAACTTCTTTGCCAGCAACTTTCTCGTCAAGGAGGGGCTGCTACAGAAGGAGCGGTTCACCGCCATGTTTGGGATAGTGGGGCTAGCGGAATGCGTTAATTCCTTGCGGGGCAATCCTACAGAGGTAAGTGAGAGATATGGCCATAGCCTCCCAGCTAATGAGCTTGGCCAGGACATAGTCAGGGAGATTTCTAAGCTAGTGAGAGAGCACAGCAATGAGCACCTGCACTTTTCGCACGGGCACTATATGCTGCACGCTCAGGTAGGCATAGACACTGACGTAGCGACGTCGCCCGGTTGTCGGATTCCGATTGGGGAAGAGCCGGAGCTCTATCAGCACCTCCTGCAGTCGGCGCCGTTTCACAGGTTCTTCCCTGCGGGTATTGGCGATGTCTTCGCGTTTGACGCCACTGTGAAGAACAACCCGCAGTTTGTCCTGGACATAATCAAAGGGGCCTTTAAGAATGGGCTGCGATATTTCTCGGCGTACTCCTCTGACTCGGACGTGGTCCGCATCACGGGATATCTAGTCAAGAAATCAGATATGGGAAAGCTCACCGCTGGACAGCAGGTGCGAAACGGGGCAGTGTTCTTAGGACAAGGGTCGGTAGCAAACCAAGGCGTCTTAAAGCGAAAGCTCCGCACCGGGCAAGTAGAAAGGCACTGA
- a CDS encoding radical SAM protein, with protein sequence MRRIIPFSSVDGPGNRTAVFLQGCNFRCLYCHNPETQAVSDGVRAILGVAAMDHLEVVDVVLRYRDFIRGVTISGGECTVQLAFLVALCKTLQENNIEVFADTNGHVDPQEFKELCQHVDKFMFDVKAWGDDEHLALTGHTPSLVQANLRYAIAHKKVYEVRTVIVPDVLSNHVTVAETSRLISVDPDIRYKLIKFRQRGVEQHALSLATPDDRYMEDLAHLATRLGVKDCRVL encoded by the coding sequence GTGCGTCGCATAATTCCTTTTAGCAGTGTAGACGGCCCTGGCAACCGCACGGCTGTTTTCCTGCAAGGATGTAATTTTCGTTGCCTCTACTGCCACAATCCAGAGACCCAAGCCGTAAGCGATGGAGTAAGAGCTATCCTAGGGGTCGCGGCGATGGATCACCTCGAAGTTGTAGACGTTGTCTTGCGCTATAGGGACTTTATTCGTGGAGTCACGATTTCAGGTGGAGAATGCACGGTTCAGCTCGCCTTTCTTGTGGCTTTGTGTAAGACTTTGCAGGAAAACAACATCGAAGTCTTTGCTGACACCAATGGACACGTTGACCCGCAGGAGTTCAAGGAGTTGTGTCAACACGTAGACAAGTTCATGTTCGACGTTAAGGCTTGGGGAGACGATGAGCACCTCGCCCTGACGGGACACACGCCAAGCCTTGTGCAGGCAAATCTCCGCTATGCTATCGCTCACAAGAAGGTGTATGAGGTGCGCACGGTTATCGTGCCGGATGTCCTGTCAAATCATGTCACAGTGGCAGAGACAAGTCGGTTAATTAGCGTTGACCCCGACATTCGCTATAAGCTGATTAAGTTTCGCCAGCGGGGTGTAGAGCAGCATGCTTTGTCTCTAGCTACACCTGACGACCGCTACATGGAGGACTTAGCACACTTAGCCACGCGCTTAGGCGTGAAAGACTGCAGGGTTTTATAG
- a CDS encoding M20 family metallopeptidase, producing MNKRAVFSAIDDKLTRMAAISDWMYYHPEIGHNEHQAASRLARELSLHGFSVEMPYAGLATAFKAVYKLGEGPTVALLAEYDALPEIGHGCGHNIIGCAAVLAAIGLREGLREGGTVVVFGAPAEEGAVDNAGGKVFLIEHGAFNDVDAALMVHPATRNVIGGSSSAREALEIVFKGRPAHAAGAPHEGINALDAAIQTFNGFNALRQHVLPDVRIHGIISEGGVAPNIVPERAVIRLYVRANEADYLETVVEKVKNCARAGALATGAEVQFRQTAKRYKNMLNNPVLGALFKDNMEALGEEIEETQASGAGSTDMANVSHEVPAIHPYICISHSKLVGHSREFADATITPAAHDGMALGAKAMAGTVADIFSRTDIQQALRKEAGRRL from the coding sequence GTGAATAAGCGGGCTGTGTTTTCGGCCATAGACGACAAGCTGACGAGGATGGCTGCCATCAGCGACTGGATGTACTATCATCCCGAGATTGGGCATAACGAGCACCAAGCGGCGAGTAGGTTGGCGCGCGAGCTTAGCCTGCACGGCTTTAGCGTGGAAATGCCGTATGCCGGGTTAGCCACAGCCTTTAAAGCCGTGTACAAGCTAGGCGAAGGCCCTACGGTGGCTTTGCTGGCGGAGTACGACGCTTTGCCTGAAATCGGTCATGGTTGCGGGCACAATATTATCGGCTGTGCGGCTGTGCTGGCCGCTATCGGCCTGCGAGAAGGGCTGCGCGAGGGCGGAACCGTGGTGGTGTTTGGCGCGCCTGCGGAAGAAGGTGCCGTGGACAACGCCGGCGGCAAGGTATTTCTAATTGAGCATGGCGCCTTTAACGATGTGGATGCCGCGCTTATGGTTCATCCGGCAACGCGTAACGTAATCGGTGGCTCGTCGAGCGCGCGCGAAGCGTTAGAAATAGTCTTTAAGGGCCGGCCCGCTCACGCCGCCGGCGCACCGCACGAGGGAATCAATGCACTTGACGCGGCTATACAGACCTTCAACGGCTTTAACGCCTTGCGGCAGCATGTGCTGCCGGACGTGCGCATTCACGGCATTATCAGCGAAGGCGGCGTGGCGCCAAACATCGTACCGGAGCGGGCGGTTATTAGGCTTTACGTGCGCGCCAATGAGGCCGACTATTTAGAGACTGTGGTCGAGAAAGTTAAGAACTGCGCGCGGGCCGGTGCTTTAGCTACAGGTGCCGAGGTGCAGTTTAGGCAGACCGCGAAGCGCTATAAGAACATGCTGAATAACCCCGTCCTCGGCGCTCTCTTTAAGGACAACATGGAGGCGCTAGGCGAAGAAATAGAAGAGACGCAAGCGTCAGGTGCCGGCTCGACCGATATGGCTAACGTCAGCCATGAAGTGCCGGCCATTCATCCCTACATTTGTATCTCTCACAGCAAATTAGTAGGCCATAGCCGAGAGTTTGCAGACGCCACTATTACCCCTGCGGCGCATGACGGTATGGCGCTTGGCGCAAAGGCCATGGCCGGGACAGTGGCGGACATTTTTAGCCGCACAGATATACAGCAAGCGCTGCGCAAAGAAGCCGGCCGCCGCTTATAA
- a CDS encoding TMEM165/GDT1 family protein translates to MPTLAFTAAIVFLAELGDKTQLVCLGLVAKFGTSRVLIGALLAALLNTALAVTLGEGLNHLLPLSLLEPLAALGFIGFGLWSLRAIHAEGNCPDVSPATHHPLAAICMAFFIAELGDKTQLVTLGLAAKQSAPLYTWLGAGLGLFAAQALAILASAKLAELVPPRVLKSGAAIVFISFGLLSLSRYLDLSPLSAAPALLLMFLLLLTARLWIRHRQTARARRYRAKQSRRYKP, encoded by the coding sequence ATGCCCACACTCGCGTTCACTGCAGCTATTGTGTTTCTGGCAGAGCTCGGTGACAAGACGCAACTGGTCTGTCTAGGCCTAGTGGCCAAGTTTGGCACATCGCGCGTGCTTATAGGAGCCCTGTTGGCCGCCCTGCTGAACACTGCGCTGGCAGTGACCTTAGGCGAGGGACTAAACCATCTCCTCCCCCTGTCGCTCCTAGAACCCCTAGCCGCACTTGGATTTATTGGCTTTGGCCTGTGGTCGCTCCGTGCCATACACGCTGAGGGCAACTGTCCTGATGTCTCGCCGGCCACGCATCATCCCCTCGCGGCAATCTGCATGGCTTTCTTTATCGCCGAGCTTGGAGACAAGACACAGCTAGTAACACTCGGACTCGCAGCCAAGCAGTCCGCACCGCTCTACACCTGGCTTGGTGCCGGCTTGGGTCTCTTTGCCGCGCAGGCGTTAGCCATTTTAGCTAGCGCTAAACTGGCGGAGTTAGTTCCGCCCCGCGTGCTAAAGAGTGGGGCAGCAATCGTCTTTATCTCTTTTGGCTTGCTTAGCCTGAGTCGCTACCTAGACCTCTCACCGCTCTCGGCTGCACCGGCACTGCTCTTGATGTTCTTACTCCTGCTCACTGCTCGGTTGTGGATTAGACACCGGCAAACGGCGCGCGCCCGCCGCTACCGCGCCAAGCAATCACGCCGCTACAAGCCCTAG
- a CDS encoding YitT family protein, whose amino-acid sequence MNKPLSTARLLLTIALGTLLSAAAFNQFLIPNRMLSGGIAGLSIIINNLTGWPTGVMVLLLNIPVLYLGYKHIGGRFILLTSMAVLSFSLLLDLVPVQALVDDLLLAAVFGGVVNGLGLGLVLKAGGSTGGTDVIGVIANRKLGISIGEVLMGFNAIIVAVGALLFDLTSALYTLIAMFVAARIIDTLQTSHGRKSALIVSRSADEIARAINTKLERGVTFLHGEGAYGHSQLKVILCVLTRYEVAELKAVVLQIDPQAFMTISDTNEIIGRFAAYNPLRALK is encoded by the coding sequence TTGAATAAGCCACTATCTACAGCGCGGCTGCTGTTGACGATTGCTCTTGGCACCTTGCTGTCCGCAGCTGCCTTTAACCAGTTTCTGATTCCTAACCGCATGCTTTCAGGCGGCATTGCCGGGCTTAGCATCATTATTAACAACCTTACGGGCTGGCCGACCGGGGTCATGGTGCTGCTGCTAAACATCCCGGTATTGTACCTTGGGTACAAGCATATCGGCGGCAGGTTTATCCTGCTGACCAGCATGGCCGTACTGAGCTTTTCGCTCCTGCTTGACCTTGTGCCTGTGCAGGCGTTAGTAGACGACTTGCTCCTGGCCGCCGTGTTTGGCGGGGTAGTCAACGGGTTAGGGTTAGGGCTGGTGCTAAAGGCAGGTGGCTCTACCGGCGGCACTGACGTGATTGGCGTCATCGCCAACCGTAAACTAGGCATCTCTATTGGTGAAGTGCTAATGGGGTTTAACGCCATCATCGTGGCGGTAGGTGCCCTGTTGTTTGACCTTACGTCTGCACTGTATACCTTAATAGCCATGTTCGTTGCAGCGCGCATCATCGATACTTTACAGACCTCGCACGGGCGCAAGAGTGCGCTCATTGTCTCGCGCTCTGCCGACGAAATAGCGCGCGCCATTAACACAAAACTAGAGCGGGGAGTGACCTTCCTCCACGGCGAAGGGGCCTACGGCCACTCCCAGCTAAAAGTCATTCTTTGCGTGCTAACGCGCTACGAAGTCGCTGAACTTAAAGCAGTCGTCCTGCAAATAGACCCACAAGCCTTCATGACGATTAGCGATACCAATGAAATCATCGGCCGCTTCGCCGCCTACAACCCACTCCGCGCCCTCAAGTGA
- a CDS encoding ECF transporter S component — MNQDNRRQNLRTLVTMAMLAGMSYLLMFVLQIPLIPAAPFLKYDPSDVPTLIGSFMLGPLAGGAIALVKVLLFFLTKGTGGPIGSVQNFLASATFAIVTGLVYRKLPNKWGALLGLVTGGLVMSVVMYASNLYWALAAWGVPEAQHAELLWTAIVPFNAARAALSSVITLPLYLALAPFLKRFGLRA; from the coding sequence GTGAACCAAGACAATCGCCGCCAAAACTTACGCACCTTAGTGACTATGGCCATGCTGGCGGGCATGAGCTATCTCCTTATGTTCGTACTGCAGATTCCGCTAATCCCGGCTGCGCCGTTTCTTAAGTATGACCCAAGCGACGTGCCCACGCTAATTGGGAGCTTCATGCTCGGGCCTTTAGCCGGGGGCGCAATTGCGCTGGTGAAGGTTTTGCTATTCTTTTTAACTAAGGGCACGGGTGGCCCTATCGGGTCTGTGCAAAACTTTTTGGCTTCAGCAACTTTTGCCATTGTCACTGGGCTGGTATACCGGAAACTCCCTAACAAATGGGGCGCGCTGCTAGGGCTAGTCACCGGGGGTCTCGTGATGTCAGTAGTGATGTACGCTTCAAACCTCTACTGGGCGCTTGCCGCTTGGGGTGTGCCAGAGGCACAGCATGCCGAGCTCCTGTGGACGGCAATAGTGCCGTTTAATGCAGCGCGTGCCGCGTTAAGCAGTGTAATTACTTTGCCGCTTTATCTGGCGCTTGCTCCGTTCCTTAAGCGCTTTGGTCTGCGCGCCTAG
- a CDS encoding DEAD/DEAH box helicase, translated as MGFEEMTPIQAVAIPEALAGRDVLGQAQTGTGKTAAFGIPMMERIRMDVEQVQGLVLAPTRELAMQVAEELNRLGAVKGVRSLPVYGGQEIERQIRALKARPHIVVATPGRLLDHLRRRTLRIGQVSFVVLDEADEMLNMGFIEDIESILAETPSARQTMLFSATLPLPIQNLAMKFMREAVRAAVPVRELTVPTIEQQYIEVRESQKFDVLCLLLDTANPGLSIVFGRTKRRVDEVSEALAKRGYAAMGIHGDLTQARRDQVMRRFRDGTIDVLVATDVAARGLDIEGVAHIYNFDIPQDAEGYVHRIGRTGRAGRTGQATTLVTPRELDLMRLIEKMTGRKVRRRPSPTFSEAIEGQRRLSMEKLLQVVEEGNIEQYMSAAEALLTKADSAALVAAALKIMTKEPDATPVLITEEAPLRRPRTGQKPFGRPRAETNGRERRQGDHRARQARDKHR; from the coding sequence ATGGGCTTTGAGGAGATGACCCCTATTCAGGCCGTCGCCATACCCGAAGCTCTAGCCGGGCGCGACGTCTTGGGGCAAGCTCAAACCGGCACAGGGAAGACGGCGGCCTTTGGTATACCAATGATGGAGCGCATTCGCATGGATGTCGAGCAAGTGCAAGGTTTAGTGCTAGCTCCGACACGTGAACTAGCCATGCAGGTAGCCGAAGAACTAAATCGCCTCGGCGCTGTCAAGGGCGTACGCAGTCTCCCCGTATACGGCGGGCAAGAGATAGAGCGGCAGATTCGCGCGCTCAAGGCTCGCCCCCACATTGTGGTAGCCACGCCAGGCAGGCTACTTGACCACTTGCGCCGGCGGACTCTACGTATCGGGCAGGTGAGTTTTGTCGTTCTAGACGAAGCCGATGAAATGCTGAACATGGGTTTTATCGAGGATATCGAGTCTATCTTAGCTGAGACGCCGAGCGCCCGTCAAACTATGCTTTTCTCGGCTACACTGCCTCTGCCCATCCAGAATCTGGCGATGAAGTTTATGCGCGAAGCAGTTAGGGCTGCCGTGCCGGTGCGAGAGCTGACGGTGCCTACCATCGAGCAGCAATACATTGAAGTCAGGGAGTCACAAAAATTTGACGTTTTGTGCTTGCTGCTAGACACCGCTAACCCCGGGCTGTCGATCGTGTTCGGACGGACTAAGCGCCGCGTAGATGAAGTTTCCGAAGCGTTGGCCAAGCGGGGCTACGCCGCGATGGGCATACACGGGGACTTGACGCAGGCGCGGCGCGACCAAGTTATGCGCAGATTTCGTGACGGCACGATTGATGTGCTGGTAGCGACTGATGTAGCAGCGCGTGGTCTAGACATCGAGGGGGTAGCGCATATCTACAACTTCGATATTCCGCAGGATGCCGAAGGGTACGTGCACCGCATCGGGCGCACAGGTCGTGCCGGACGCACCGGGCAAGCCACGACTCTAGTGACGCCTCGCGAACTAGACCTTATGCGCCTCATTGAGAAGATGACGGGACGCAAGGTGCGGCGGCGCCCTAGTCCTACCTTTAGCGAAGCCATCGAAGGTCAACGCCGCTTAAGCATGGAGAAGCTACTGCAAGTCGTGGAAGAAGGCAACATTGAGCAATATATGAGCGCCGCCGAAGCGCTGTTAACTAAAGCAGACTCAGCCGCGCTAGTGGCAGCCGCGCTCAAAATCATGACTAAAGAGCCTGATGCCACGCCGGTGCTCATCACAGAAGAAGCACCTTTGCGCCGCCCCCGTACGGGGCAGAAGCCATTCGGCAGGCCTCGCGCTGAAACGAATGGGCGCGAGCGGCGCCAAGGCGACCACCGTGCGCGCCAAGCTCGGGATAAGCATCGCTAA
- a CDS encoding PAS domain-containing protein, producing MPNTHEIVDAALVWLAGVTKGSLIVIDAAEVVVFANAGAYDLMGIDAALHSVVGSHIEKVFSYTGYTRAQSPILRSLHEGVPFSQVRTVTPKGVFIVDTSPVVIAGKVAGAVALGYDISREERIQQALYEITAHLTQSKAEASQHRDALAWLIEHSPIGIMAVDATGYVTSVNNTWLELVQADKDAVLGKHYLQLSPSVGAALIAGALQGTNVSGTRAHIRDRVYDISTYSRQSNVLNQAAGALVLAVDCTEKARKEADLARLERLNLVGEMAASIAHEIRNPLTTVRGFLQLFAEKPEFAPYRKFTHLMTEEIDRACSIISTYLSLSRTAVSIKPCCLSVLIECFAPVLNSLALVKGMRMSYALRSPATIIANEAEIRQLLTNLVNNALEAMTSGGTVSITTTELAGSICLAVSDEGSGIAASLIPQLGTPFLTTKENGTGLGLAVCYRIAERHGAKIHVESSPAGSTFTVAFPKATCLPASN from the coding sequence ATGCCAAACACGCATGAAATAGTCGACGCAGCACTCGTGTGGCTGGCCGGAGTTACAAAGGGTTCGCTCATTGTAATCGATGCGGCGGAAGTCGTGGTCTTTGCTAATGCCGGGGCGTACGACCTGATGGGCATTGACGCCGCCCTGCATTCGGTTGTCGGCAGCCACATTGAAAAGGTTTTCTCTTACACCGGCTATACTCGCGCCCAGTCGCCTATCCTGCGCTCGCTACACGAAGGCGTGCCTTTTAGCCAGGTGCGGACGGTCACGCCAAAGGGCGTGTTTATCGTAGACACCTCTCCGGTAGTAATCGCAGGCAAAGTCGCGGGTGCGGTAGCGCTCGGCTACGACATATCGCGGGAGGAGCGCATCCAGCAGGCCCTATATGAGATCACCGCGCACCTTACACAATCCAAAGCGGAAGCGTCGCAACATCGCGATGCCTTAGCTTGGCTCATTGAACACAGTCCCATCGGCATTATGGCGGTTGATGCCACCGGGTATGTAACTAGCGTAAACAACACCTGGCTAGAGCTAGTGCAGGCTGATAAGGATGCGGTCTTAGGCAAGCACTACCTGCAACTCAGCCCAAGCGTAGGGGCCGCCCTCATTGCAGGCGCACTACAGGGCACTAACGTATCAGGCACTCGCGCACACATTCGAGACCGCGTCTACGACATTTCAACCTATTCGCGACAAAGTAATGTTCTGAACCAAGCTGCGGGAGCTCTAGTTCTTGCGGTTGACTGCACCGAGAAAGCAAGAAAGGAAGCGGATCTAGCGCGCCTTGAACGTCTAAACCTCGTGGGAGAAATGGCGGCAAGCATCGCACATGAAATCCGTAACCCTTTGACCACCGTGCGCGGGTTCCTGCAGCTGTTCGCCGAAAAGCCTGAGTTTGCTCCGTACCGCAAATTCACACACCTTATGACAGAAGAAATAGACCGCGCCTGCAGCATTATCTCGACTTATCTGTCGCTCTCGCGCACCGCAGTCAGCATTAAGCCCTGTTGTCTCTCTGTCCTAATCGAATGCTTTGCCCCCGTGCTTAATTCGCTCGCCCTTGTAAAAGGCATGCGCATGAGCTACGCCCTGCGCTCACCCGCCACAATCATCGCCAACGAAGCGGAGATTAGGCAGTTGTTAACGAACCTCGTCAACAACGCTCTGGAAGCGATGACCTCCGGCGGGACAGTGTCGATTACGACGACGGAACTCGCAGGCTCTATTTGTCTAGCTGTAAGCGACGAGGGCTCCGGCATTGCAGCTTCGCTCATACCGCAGCTCGGCACGCCGTTTCTCACCACAAAAGAAAACGGCACCGGGCTCGGTTTGGCGGTATGCTACCGCATCGCCGAGCGCCACGGCGCCAAAATTCACGTGGAGAGCTCTCCGGCCGGGAGCACTTTTACTGTCGCCTTTCCTAAAGCGACGTGCCTCCCCGCCAGCAATTAG
- a CDS encoding MBL fold metallo-hydrolase → MKVISLASSSTYGNAYLIGWGSTYVLVDCGVSIRRLEQSLVGLGVSPRSLAGILVSHEHGDHVKSLQLKTPFSTKYNIPVYAPRELFSPGVRGIGAIRGLSLAAGSIVQVGDFTVCSYAKSHDAVRPLMFRLTAPDGVAAAVVTDLGEVTEEVYRGAHNADYLVFESNHDRYMELNSGRPQMLINRVLGRFGHLSNDEAGVALKELVGERTRGVMLAHLSIDCNTPELALRTVTPYLRRAGYSGLLTVAQAGVPSVLSEGVPTARQHRYTALDAFGESACNTNT, encoded by the coding sequence ATGAAGGTTATATCGTTAGCGAGCTCAAGCACATACGGCAATGCCTATCTTATCGGCTGGGGTTCTACATATGTACTGGTTGACTGCGGTGTGTCTATAAGGCGCCTAGAGCAGAGTCTGGTTGGTCTCGGAGTATCCCCGCGCTCCCTTGCCGGCATTCTCGTGTCGCATGAACACGGCGACCATGTTAAGTCCCTGCAGTTAAAAACGCCTTTCTCGACGAAGTACAACATCCCGGTGTACGCTCCGCGAGAGTTGTTCTCCCCCGGGGTTAGGGGTATCGGCGCGATACGCGGACTTTCCCTTGCGGCAGGGTCTATAGTGCAGGTAGGAGATTTTACCGTCTGTTCTTACGCCAAGTCGCATGACGCAGTGCGTCCCCTGATGTTTCGCCTTACGGCACCCGACGGTGTCGCCGCGGCGGTAGTTACAGACCTAGGTGAAGTCACGGAGGAAGTTTATCGCGGCGCGCACAACGCCGACTACCTAGTTTTTGAGAGCAACCACGACCGATACATGGAACTTAACTCCGGTCGGCCGCAAATGCTCATTAACCGCGTGCTTGGGCGCTTTGGCCATTTGTCTAACGACGAGGCCGGAGTCGCCTTAAAGGAACTGGTGGGTGAGCGCACGCGGGGCGTTATGTTGGCTCACCTGAGTATTGACTGCAATACTCCAGAGCTGGCACTTAGAACAGTCACGCCGTACCTGCGACGTGCGGGGTATAGCGGCCTGCTGACAGTCGCACAGGCCGGTGTGCCTAGTGTGCTGTCAGAGGGAGTGCCAACTGCGCGCCAGCACCGCTATACCGCGCTCGATGCGTTCGGGGAAAGTGCCTGCAATACTAATACGTAG
- a CDS encoding PLP-dependent aminotransferase family protein yields MSVLDKHKPLYQSLAEHLKRAAATSPAHTRLPSVRALAREHALNPSTVVAALRVLEQEGLVYCREGSGTYLAPRAVLPSAPTEKERADIDFTSSTPSPEFFPVDEFKAAFNTVLDRDRGEAFAYPEPQGYGPLRHSIAAYLAQQGLTVNPDHVFITSGAQQAIFLLAQLLLAPGALAVVESPCYPGAMQAFQAVGARVLGVPLGQTGLRLAPLEQALRHSPRLVYTIPNYHNPTGAVYSADVRKKLVNLARERDFYIIEDDHISELYYTPTRPPLLWQEAPDRVLFVKSFSKMFMPGLRLGFIVVPPQLLTRVNNAKQAVDIGSSGLTQRALDLYLRSGHWDKHQARLRNIYRERAGVLYGALKSHWQGTAVFYPLRGGMNCWIGLPEGARASELLKLTSQEGVLFSPGDDFSVARQEYRNFLRISIAGTFPERIERGIAVLARSWHSL; encoded by the coding sequence ATGTCCGTCTTAGATAAGCACAAGCCGCTCTATCAGTCTCTCGCCGAGCACCTAAAGCGCGCGGCGGCAACATCCCCCGCGCATACTAGACTGCCCTCGGTGCGTGCGCTCGCGCGCGAACACGCCCTAAACCCCTCTACCGTAGTAGCCGCTCTGCGAGTCCTCGAGCAGGAGGGTTTGGTTTACTGCCGAGAAGGGAGCGGTACATACCTCGCTCCGCGGGCTGTCTTACCCTCCGCGCCGACCGAGAAAGAAAGAGCGGACATCGACTTCACCTCAAGTACACCTTCGCCCGAGTTCTTCCCGGTGGATGAGTTTAAAGCCGCCTTTAACACCGTGCTTGACCGCGACCGCGGTGAGGCCTTCGCTTACCCCGAACCGCAGGGTTACGGTCCGCTTCGGCACAGCATTGCCGCTTATCTCGCGCAACAAGGGCTTACGGTAAACCCCGACCACGTATTTATAACCTCGGGTGCGCAGCAGGCCATTTTTCTTCTGGCACAGCTGCTGCTCGCGCCGGGCGCACTTGCTGTCGTAGAGAGTCCCTGCTACCCGGGGGCCATGCAGGCCTTTCAAGCAGTAGGAGCGCGCGTCCTCGGCGTCCCGCTCGGTCAGACCGGCTTGCGACTCGCGCCGCTAGAGCAGGCTCTGCGCCACTCCCCGCGCTTGGTGTACACCATCCCTAACTACCATAACCCCACCGGTGCAGTCTACAGCGCGGACGTGCGCAAAAAGCTAGTTAACCTCGCACGGGAGCGTGACTTCTATATCATCGAAGATGACCACATTTCCGAGCTGTACTATACACCCACTCGACCGCCCCTCTTGTGGCAGGAAGCGCCCGACAGAGTGCTGTTCGTAAAGAGCTTCTCTAAGATGTTTATGCCCGGACTCCGCCTCGGCTTTATTGTAGTGCCGCCACAGCTCTTGACGCGTGTTAACAACGCCAAGCAAGCTGTCGACATTGGCAGTTCCGGCCTCACCCAACGCGCGCTGGACCTGTACTTAAGGAGCGGTCACTGGGACAAACACCAAGCGCGCCTTCGGAACATCTACCGCGAGCGGGCAGGCGTCCTCTACGGCGCGCTGAAAAGTCACTGGCAAGGCACTGCTGTCTTTTATCCGCTGCGTGGCGGCATGAATTGCTGGATAGGGTTGCCCGAGGGCGCACGCGCTAGCGAGCTGCTTAAGCTCACCTCACAGGAAGGCGTGCTCTTCTCGCCCGGCGACGATTTTTCCGTGGCACGACAAGAATATCGCAATTTCCTACGTATTAGTATTGCAGGCACTTTCCCCGAACGCATCGAGCGCGGTATAGCGGTGCTGGCGCGCAGTTGGCACTCCCTCTGA